The DNA segment TTGGGGCGAAGATATCAAACCAATCGCACAACGTGCTTGGGAAGGTGAGGGCGAATGTACACCTTGCGATTACTGTAACTTCTGTAAAGCACGGCACACCTGCCGGGCATTAGCAGATACTTGCCTTGATACATTCTATAAGAATGGAGGTAAGCTCAATCAATTACTTACTGACCGTGAGGTATCTGACATCTTAGCGATGAAGGATTTAATCACGAAATGGATTAAAGGTGTTTACGACTTCGCTTATGAAAAAGCTTTATCAGGTGAAAAGCAATGGCCTGGATATAAATTAGTCGAGGGTACATCGAGACGTACCATAACGGATCCGGATGCTGCAGCTAAAACATTACTCGATAATGGCTATAAGGAAGAAGACATCTTTAAGCCACGTGAACTCGAAGGTATCACAAACTTACAAAAGGTACTCGGTAAAAAGGGCGTTGCCGAATACCTAGAAGCTTATATCGAAAAACCGGAGGGCAAGCCTACACTTGTACCGGAAAGCGATAAACGCCCAGCGATTAATACAGTTGAAACAATGATGAATGAATTTGAAGATGAGGTATAAGAGATGAACAAAACTTTAACAACAGCATTGGCAATTTCCGCGTTGGCAGTAAACGTAGCTGGCGCAACTAGTAATAATACGGTAGGCGGTACAGATAATACTATCTCCGCAACTTCTACAAGCTCCGCAGTATGGGGTTTCCAAAATAGCATCGACGCTAATAATGCGTTAGCGTTCGGTACGAATAATACCGTAACTGGTGAAAATGGCTTCGCCGGTGGTAATAACGCTACTGCAGCAGGTCGTAACTCCTTCGCTTTTGGTTCTCATGCTGAAAGCTTGGTGGAGTACACCGTAGCCATCGGCAATCAAGCTCGTGTGTCTAGCTACGACAGTGTAGCTATTGGTAACGGTGCCTTCGTATCCGGCGAGTCTTCTGTAGTATTAGGCAGAACTAATAATGTTACAGGCGCTGATACTGTGGTCATCGGTGCTAACAACGGCACAGTGGCTGGCGGCCAAAGTGCCATTGTAGGATACAACAATAAAATCGGTGCTGACAAAGAGCAACTAGTTTTCGGTTCTAACTCCGAATCTAATGGCCAAGGTGCTCTTACATTTGGCACTCATGCCAAATCCTTAGCCACTGACGCCGTTGCATTCGGCAACAATACGATTGCTGACCAAGCGAATTCGGTGGCAATCGGAACAAACTCTGTTACAGATAGCGCCATTGGCGTTGACGGCATTACTATAAACGGTACTCGCCACGTTTTCGCCGGAGAACAGCCGGCAAGCGTAGTAAGTTTTGGTTCTAAAGCCCGCGCTGGTGCAGGCGGAGTAACTCAGTACAACCGCCAACTCACGAATGTTAGTGCAGGCCAAATCTCCGCTGATTCATTAGATGCTGTAAACGGCTCCCAGTTGTTTGCTGCGATTGATGAAATCGAAACAAACGCTAAACAAATTAACAACAATAAAACAGCGATTGTTAAGACACAGAACAATTTAAAAGACCTAGCCGTTGGTGTTCAAATGCTTGGCGACGTGGTGAGTGATCATGAACAAGCTATCGCAGGTCATACTACTGCAATCGCTAACAATACTAACCGCATCAATGGTAATGCATCTGCCATCAATTCCCTTGGCCAAAAGGTAACTGCTAATACAGCGGATATCAGAAGCCTTGAACATGTGGCAGATAATCACGAACAACGTATCACGACTTTAGAAAATCGTTCTACCAGCATGGCTAATGACATTAACAACAAGGTCAACAATCTTGGCCAACGTGTTAATAAGTTAGGCGCAAGCTCCGCAGCACTTGCTGGATTGCATCCACTCGATTTCAATAGAAACGACAAGGTAAGCTACGCTGTAAGTTATGGCCGTTACCGTAACAGTAATGCAGTAGCGCTCGGCGTATTCGCAAGACCTAATGAACGTATCATGCTAGGCTTTGGTGCTACTTTGGGCGGTGAGAACCAATACACCGTAAACCTTGCGTTCAAAACAGGCAAAGGTTCTGATTACCTTGCCGAAGCCAAAGATGCACAAAGCCGTATTTCTAAACTTGAAGCACTCGTAAACAAATTAATGTCTGAAGTAGAAGCTAACAAATAATTCATTTAAAGAAGGAGACCGTAACAATGGCTAAATTAACAACTGGTATCGTAAGACTTTCCTATGCAAACATCGCTCAACCTCGTAAAAACGACGACGGCAAAGCAAAATATAGCTCCCAAATCATCATTGATAAAACCGATAAGAAGACAATCAAAGCATTTGAACGCGCGATTGAAGAACTTAAAGCGGATCCGAAAGCAGTAGCTAAGGTGGAAGGTAAAGCAGCATACCTTAAATTGAACTTACGTGATGGTGATACAGCTGAAGCAGTAGCTGACCAACCTGAAACATACGCTGGTAAATTCTTCATTAATGCGAATAGCGATAAACAACCTATCGTATTCACTCGTGACAAAATCAAGATGGACCAATTCGATATCGAAGAGGAAATCTACTCCGGTGTATACGCGCAGGTAGCGCTTTCTGTTTTTGCTTATAACTTCAACGGTAAGAAAGGTGTAGGTTTTGGTCTAAATGGTGTTCGTAAAGTTAAAGATGGTGACCGCCTCGGCGGTGTACATGTATCTGCTAGCGACTTCGGTGACGATGATTTAGGCGACCTAGACGATGACGATTTAATCTAAGGAGGCATATATGGAGCTCAGTATTGATGTGGAAACGTATTCTGACTGCCCTATTAAATATGGGGCTCAGCGATACGTTGATGATACAACATTTGAAATACTGCTCTTTGCCTACAGCTTCGATGACGAACCGGTCGAAGTAATTGATATGACAAAGGATCCACTG comes from the Veillonella dispar genome and includes:
- a CDS encoding DUF2800 domain-containing protein, which produces MAKKHALLGASSSARWLVCTPSARLEAMFPDEQSPYAAEGTVAHDLAEAILRHKLEGKKAPKLDDYSTEMIEAVNRYVDICEEKVNEARARSSDAEAMIEARLDFSRWVPEGFGTGDMVIVADGILEVIDLKYGKGVPVSAVENTQMRLYALGAYDVNEFLYDIKTVRMTIVQPRLDSVSTDEMSLEELLDWGEDIKPIAQRAWEGEGECTPCDYCNFCKARHTCRALADTCLDTFYKNGGKLNQLLTDREVSDILAMKDLITKWIKGVYDFAYEKALSGEKQWPGYKLVEGTSRRTITDPDAAAKTLLDNGYKEEDIFKPRELEGITNLQKVLGKKGVAEYLEAYIEKPEGKPTLVPESDKRPAINTVETMMNEFEDEV
- a CDS encoding DUF2815 family protein, translated to MAKLTTGIVRLSYANIAQPRKNDDGKAKYSSQIIIDKTDKKTIKAFERAIEELKADPKAVAKVEGKAAYLKLNLRDGDTAEAVADQPETYAGKFFINANSDKQPIVFTRDKIKMDQFDIEEEIYSGVYAQVALSVFAYNFNGKKGVGFGLNGVRKVKDGDRLGGVHVSASDFGDDDLGDLDDDDLI
- a CDS encoding YadA-like family protein, whose product is MNKTLTTALAISALAVNVAGATSNNTVGGTDNTISATSTSSAVWGFQNSIDANNALAFGTNNTVTGENGFAGGNNATAAGRNSFAFGSHAESLVEYTVAIGNQARVSSYDSVAIGNGAFVSGESSVVLGRTNNVTGADTVVIGANNGTVAGGQSAIVGYNNKIGADKEQLVFGSNSESNGQGALTFGTHAKSLATDAVAFGNNTIADQANSVAIGTNSVTDSAIGVDGITINGTRHVFAGEQPASVVSFGSKARAGAGGVTQYNRQLTNVSAGQISADSLDAVNGSQLFAAIDEIETNAKQINNNKTAIVKTQNNLKDLAVGVQMLGDVVSDHEQAIAGHTTAIANNTNRINGNASAINSLGQKVTANTADIRSLEHVADNHEQRITTLENRSTSMANDINNKVNNLGQRVNKLGASSAALAGLHPLDFNRNDKVSYAVSYGRYRNSNAVALGVFARPNERIMLGFGATLGGENQYTVNLAFKTGKGSDYLAEAKDAQSRISKLEALVNKLMSEVEANK